From a single Thermoanaerobaculia bacterium genomic region:
- a CDS encoding M24 family metallopeptidase, translating into MSLIERIQEALRAEGVDGWLLFDFHHRDPLSYRVLQLPMETMTTRRWFYFIPASGEPLRLVHAVEKTKLDALPGKKIVYRAWKELHRLLAETLGSCRILAMNMSPMNHIPYVSLADAGTVELVRSFGPEVKSSANLIQAFEAVIPESGYQLHLEAGRKVHAIKDEAFSLIESMIRKGESITEYEVQQFIVKRFSDEGLTCDGDEPIVGVNEHPADPHFMPTPENSYAIKKGDTLLIDLWARLDRPDGIYHDITWCGYLGSTPPDEYERIFDTVVKARDRAVMFARERFSGGVGVHGWEVDDACREVVSGAGYGDFFVHRTGHSIGREVHGNGVNIDNLETKDERPLVPGICFSVEPGIYLEGKMAVRTEVDVFVTHDNRVEVTGPSQEKLLLLNVD; encoded by the coding sequence GTGAGTCTGATTGAACGGATCCAGGAAGCCCTGAGGGCGGAGGGAGTTGACGGATGGCTTCTCTTTGATTTTCATCACAGGGATCCCCTGTCGTACCGGGTTCTCCAGCTTCCCATGGAAACGATGACAACCCGGAGATGGTTTTACTTTATCCCCGCATCTGGAGAGCCCCTCCGTCTGGTTCATGCCGTGGAGAAAACCAAGCTGGATGCTCTTCCCGGGAAAAAGATTGTCTATCGGGCGTGGAAAGAACTTCACCGTCTGCTTGCCGAGACATTGGGATCATGCCGAATCCTCGCAATGAATATGTCTCCCATGAACCACATTCCCTATGTCTCCCTGGCTGATGCAGGAACCGTGGAACTGGTTCGATCCTTTGGCCCGGAAGTAAAGTCATCTGCGAACCTGATCCAGGCATTTGAAGCCGTGATTCCCGAATCGGGGTATCAACTGCACCTTGAGGCCGGGCGCAAGGTTCATGCCATCAAGGATGAAGCCTTTTCCCTGATTGAATCAATGATCCGGAAAGGAGAATCGATCACGGAGTATGAAGTTCAGCAATTCATTGTGAAACGATTCTCTGACGAAGGCCTCACCTGTGATGGAGATGAACCCATTGTGGGTGTGAATGAACATCCTGCGGATCCGCACTTTATGCCAACCCCGGAAAATTCCTACGCGATCAAGAAAGGGGATACCCTTCTTATCGACCTATGGGCCCGGCTTGATCGTCCGGATGGCATTTACCACGATATTACCTGGTGTGGATATCTGGGCTCAACTCCACCGGACGAGTATGAACGTATTTTTGACACGGTTGTGAAGGCCCGGGATCGAGCGGTCATGTTCGCGCGGGAACGATTCTCCGGAGGAGTGGGGGTTCATGGATGGGAAGTCGATGATGCCTGCCGGGAGGTTGTATCCGGGGCAGGGTACGGAGACTTCTTTGTCCATCGAACCGGCCACTCCATTGGACGGGAAGTGCACGGAAACGGTGTCAATATTGACAACCTCGAAACCAAGGACGAACGTCCTCTTGTTCCCGGGATCTGCTTTTCCGTGGAACCGGGAATTTACCTGGAAGGGAAGATGGCGGTTCGAACCGAAGTTGACGTCTTTGTCACGCATGACAACCGGGTTGAGGTTACCGGGCCTTCCCAGGAAAAACTTCTACTGTTAAACGTAGACTAA
- a CDS encoding pitrilysin family protein gives MRRVLLFAFITLMAFSLLAVVPQEFTKLSDNAPELRPLKTPDVQQITLKNGLRIMLVEDHRLPLVSGRLMYRGGSVFDPADKAGLAGIATEVMRTGGTEAVTGDDLSEMLESMSASVEAFASSESAYVSFNCLSENFTQVLDIFRDIVLNPAFREDKIQLAKDQIKSAISRRNDEAQEILSREFPRLLYGKDNPYVAIEEYATVDAITRDDLVAYHQRFFFPSNGILAIWGDIDAKAVAKTLKESFKGWEDNGRKVASYPKMKYDLTPGVYFSHKDGVNQSYIELGHFGIQRDNPDYYALEVMNRIFGMGGFASRLFKNIRSNKGLTYGVYGGVDWEYTHRGSFFVSTFTMSPKTVDAINAVIAEIRDIKTNGVTQEELDKAKKAFFEKFVFNFDTAGKLIGRLQSYAFYGMPMNSLDVLREKIKAVTVEDVNKVAAKYLDPDNLLIYVVGNKDEIDPSLSELGEVKEVDITIPAPKGEEAPEATEADLDKGRALMTRALKAHGGDAVLKVTGKEVEEELTMDMGGQQFTLTTVAKMVLPDKIHVTVTMPFGTIEQAYDGTTAWVKTPQGVQPYPAEEFKDEIMKEFFNLLNAVKNPDVTFQYAGTESLGDKTVDAVFVKKGEAQFKIFLDTKDHSIAGMKYQGKTQMGPAEMVQAYTDYQTVDGVVYPASYTVTANGEPYITSKVLKVVLSPTLDASIFAMPGAAE, from the coding sequence ATGAGACGGGTCCTTCTTTTCGCCTTCATCACGTTGATGGCATTTTCTCTTCTGGCTGTCGTACCTCAGGAATTTACAAAGCTTTCGGATAATGCTCCGGAACTTCGTCCCCTGAAAACGCCGGATGTTCAGCAGATCACGCTGAAAAACGGCCTCAGGATCATGCTGGTGGAAGACCACCGTCTTCCCCTCGTGTCTGGACGTCTCATGTACCGTGGCGGCAGTGTTTTTGATCCTGCCGACAAGGCCGGCCTTGCTGGTATTGCAACGGAAGTTATGAGAACCGGCGGAACCGAAGCTGTAACCGGAGATGATCTGAGCGAAATGCTGGAAAGCATGTCGGCCAGCGTCGAAGCCTTTGCCTCGAGCGAATCGGCCTATGTCTCCTTCAACTGCCTCAGTGAAAACTTCACCCAGGTCCTGGATATTTTCCGGGATATCGTTTTAAATCCTGCCTTTCGTGAGGATAAGATACAGCTGGCCAAAGATCAGATCAAAAGCGCCATATCCCGAAGAAATGACGAGGCTCAGGAAATCCTTTCCAGAGAATTTCCCCGCCTTCTCTACGGGAAGGATAATCCTTATGTCGCTATCGAGGAATACGCCACGGTGGATGCCATAACAAGGGACGACCTTGTGGCCTATCACCAGCGCTTTTTCTTCCCCTCCAACGGAATTCTTGCAATCTGGGGGGATATCGATGCCAAGGCGGTTGCCAAGACTCTGAAAGAAAGCTTTAAGGGATGGGAAGATAACGGCCGAAAGGTTGCCAGCTACCCGAAGATGAAGTACGACCTTACACCCGGTGTCTATTTTTCCCACAAGGACGGCGTGAATCAGAGCTACATCGAGCTGGGCCACTTTGGGATCCAGCGAGACAATCCTGATTACTACGCACTTGAAGTCATGAACCGGATCTTTGGAATGGGCGGGTTCGCCTCAAGGCTGTTCAAGAATATCCGTTCCAACAAGGGACTCACCTACGGTGTGTATGGAGGAGTTGACTGGGAATACACCCATCGCGGCTCCTTCTTTGTATCCACCTTTACGATGTCTCCCAAAACCGTGGACGCGATCAATGCCGTAATCGCGGAAATCCGTGACATCAAAACCAACGGTGTAACCCAGGAAGAGCTGGATAAGGCGAAAAAGGCTTTTTTTGAAAAGTTCGTCTTCAACTTTGATACGGCCGGTAAGCTTATCGGACGTCTGCAGTCCTATGCCTTTTACGGCATGCCGATGAACAGCCTTGATGTTCTTCGCGAAAAGATCAAAGCCGTCACCGTGGAGGATGTCAACAAGGTGGCCGCGAAGTATCTCGATCCCGACAACCTTCTGATCTACGTCGTTGGAAACAAGGACGAGATCGATCCCTCCCTCTCCGAGCTGGGTGAGGTCAAGGAAGTGGATATCACGATCCCCGCTCCGAAGGGAGAGGAAGCTCCCGAAGCGACGGAAGCCGATCTGGACAAGGGACGTGCACTGATGACCCGTGCCCTGAAGGCTCACGGGGGAGATGCCGTCCTGAAGGTAACGGGAAAAGAGGTAGAGGAAGAGCTCACCATGGATATGGGAGGACAGCAGTTTACCCTCACTACGGTTGCCAAGATGGTCCTTCCCGATAAGATCCACGTTACCGTGACCATGCCCTTCGGAACCATTGAGCAGGCTTACGATGGAACGACGGCATGGGTAAAGACACCCCAGGGTGTCCAACCCTATCCGGCCGAAGAGTTCAAAGATGAAATCATGAAGGAATTCTTCAACCTTCTCAATGCTGTGAAGAATCCTGATGTGACCTTCCAGTATGCAGGAACGGAATCCCTCGGAGACAAAACCGTGGATGCCGTCTTCGTGAAAAAGGGAGAAGCGCAGTTTAAAATTTTCCTGGACACGAAAGACCACTCCATTGCTGGAATGAAGTATCAGGGAAAGACCCAGATGGGGCCTGCTGAAATGGTTCAGGCTTACACAGATTATCAGACTGTGGACGGCGTAGTATACCCGGCTTCCTATACCGTGACGGCGAATGGTGAGCCCTATATCACGTCAAAGGTGCTGAAAGTTGTTCTCAGTCCGACCCTTGACGCTTCCATCTTTGCCATGCCGGGGGCGGCCGAGTGA
- the nadC gene encoding carboxylating nicotinate-nucleotide diphosphorylase: protein MSQKFALLESLESLLPLAFGEDMPDITAEATCHPGDNIVARIVAKQPGVICGLPLLPYIFTYRMASISVAPQAKDGEVVQTDQAIAVVEGSGTGILSAERVALNFLQHLSGIATLTRKFVTTMQAQNVTLLDTRKTTPGWRLLEKYAVRVGGGKNHRMGAYDEYLIKENHVRVSGGIDKAIQAVKDHRGSNKKPLVVEVTNMEELKLALTMGVDRIMLDNFDLETMKQAVSLTRGKVPLEVSGGVNLQTVRAIASTGIQFISVGALTHSAPILDLSLQVSTLEFMQKNSGK from the coding sequence ATGAGTCAGAAGTTTGCCCTCCTTGAATCCCTTGAATCCCTCCTCCCACTGGCTTTCGGGGAAGATATGCCCGATATCACCGCGGAGGCCACCTGCCATCCCGGTGACAACATCGTTGCACGAATCGTCGCAAAGCAGCCCGGCGTCATCTGCGGCCTCCCCCTCCTTCCCTATATTTTCACCTATCGTATGGCCAGTATCTCCGTAGCGCCCCAGGCCAAAGACGGAGAAGTTGTCCAGACTGACCAGGCCATCGCGGTAGTCGAAGGTTCCGGCACAGGAATCCTGTCGGCTGAGAGAGTTGCACTGAATTTTCTTCAGCACCTTTCGGGAATCGCAACTCTGACACGAAAATTTGTCACGACGATGCAGGCTCAGAATGTGACCCTCCTCGACACGCGGAAGACTACGCCGGGCTGGAGGCTTCTTGAAAAATACGCGGTTCGTGTGGGGGGAGGTAAAAACCACCGGATGGGTGCTTACGATGAGTACCTCATAAAGGAAAATCACGTGCGGGTGTCCGGAGGTATTGACAAGGCCATCCAGGCAGTGAAAGATCACAGGGGTTCCAACAAAAAACCCCTGGTTGTTGAAGTTACCAATATGGAAGAGCTGAAACTTGCCCTGACCATGGGAGTCGATCGCATCATGCTGGACAACTTTGACCTGGAGACAATGAAACAGGCTGTATCCTTAACGAGAGGAAAGGTTCCCCTGGAAGTCTCCGGGGGAGTAAACCTTCAAACCGTGCGGGCCATTGCCTCCACAGGAATCCAGTTCATCTCCGTTGGCGCCCTGACCCACTCCGCTCCCATCCTTGACCTCTCCCTGCAGGTTTCGACCCTGGAATTTATGCAAAAGAATTCAGGGAAGTGA
- a CDS encoding response regulator translates to MDVVNVFIVDDDPDILRYLRAVLEGQGYTVRTAQSGEEALNALEQFLPEIIISDVQMGGMSGYELCRRIRSLGHDAIPFFFCTVLGSQPERIQGLKVGADEYLVKPVDPEELVLRVGRHIEKVRRIRAMADIVKDRESLGIITGTIGDVTIPDLLQLVNYLNLDEICLHIETPQGEWGKIFLARKHLLHAETENLTGKKAFFTMMGWTAGSFKVEPKIFLDEPTMDDSLGSALMSSITQLDECEVLLNHITEGGNVLEVTPDHGIDLPPSGSTMQKMLDLVEKHGQIGTVIAMSSLTELESLRALCQLLDAGIIHHLQTSES, encoded by the coding sequence ATGGATGTTGTAAATGTCTTTATTGTTGATGACGATCCCGATATCCTGCGCTATCTGCGCGCAGTTCTGGAAGGGCAGGGGTACACCGTCCGAACCGCACAATCGGGGGAAGAAGCCCTGAATGCGCTGGAGCAGTTTCTGCCGGAAATCATCATTTCCGATGTGCAGATGGGGGGTATGTCCGGATACGAGCTCTGCAGGCGAATCCGATCCCTGGGCCATGATGCGATTCCCTTCTTCTTCTGTACCGTTCTTGGAAGTCAGCCCGAGAGAATTCAGGGGTTGAAGGTGGGAGCAGATGAGTATCTTGTCAAACCGGTGGACCCGGAAGAGCTCGTTCTTCGCGTGGGCCGTCATATCGAAAAAGTCCGCAGAATCAGGGCCATGGCGGACATTGTAAAAGATCGCGAAAGCCTGGGGATCATAACGGGAACAATCGGGGATGTGACGATACCCGACCTGCTTCAGCTCGTAAACTATTTAAACCTTGATGAAATCTGCCTTCACATCGAGACTCCGCAAGGAGAATGGGGGAAAATATTCCTCGCCAGGAAACATCTCCTTCACGCGGAAACCGAAAACCTAACAGGGAAAAAAGCCTTTTTTACCATGATGGGATGGACGGCCGGATCCTTTAAGGTTGAACCGAAAATCTTTCTCGATGAACCGACCATGGATGACTCCCTGGGCTCCGCCCTGATGTCCAGCATCACCCAGCTGGATGAGTGTGAAGTTCTCCTGAATCACATTACAGAGGGCGGGAATGTCCTGGAAGTTACCCCGGATCACGGGATTGATTTGCCTCCATCCGGATCGACTATGCAAAAGATGCTGGATCTTGTTGAGAAACATGGTCAGATCGGGACAGTCATTGCCATGAGTTCTCTGACCGAACTCGAATCCCTCCGTGCCCTGTGCCAGCTTCTGGATG
- a CDS encoding pitrilysin family protein: protein MRRILFVFALLLMGSLLIAGAFQEMEQSVTEFTLDNGLKVILFENHQAPVISMVTYVNVGSANEKPGITGIAHIFEHMAFKGTHNIGTSDPAKEMEAMKKVDEAFYAWKAEYDKGDLKDSAKLDELKSTLEEAKKNAKEYVVSNEFNELVEREGCSGLNAYTSWDNTAYFYNFPSNKLELWAYMESERFLNPRLREFYSEKDVVMEERRMRTESSPTGRMIEEFIAMAYIAHPYHNPVVGWMSDLMTITRAEAQNWYENYYQPNNMVVAIAGDVFPREARPIIEKWFGRLPTRPTPEPVETVEPPQRGERREIMEDPSQPFAIIGYHKGDFNHPDESVFNAITDIMGNGRTSRLYKRLVRDDKIALAAGAFTGIPGQKFPGLFIFYGLPMQGHTNDEVESVMYEEIEKMKNEPVSDEELNRVKTRAKGDFLRELQSNSGVAHQLAFYQTITGDWRDMFSELEQIDKVTKDDIMRVAKEYFTRTNRTVVFLQPAKDGGES from the coding sequence ATGCGTCGTATACTCTTCGTATTCGCGCTCCTTCTCATGGGGAGCCTGCTCATTGCTGGCGCCTTTCAGGAGATGGAGCAATCGGTAACCGAATTCACCTTGGATAACGGGCTGAAGGTAATTCTCTTCGAGAATCATCAAGCGCCTGTCATCTCCATGGTGACCTACGTCAATGTTGGAAGTGCCAACGAAAAACCGGGTATTACCGGGATCGCCCACATTTTCGAACACATGGCATTTAAGGGAACCCACAACATCGGAACGTCGGACCCTGCCAAGGAAATGGAAGCGATGAAGAAAGTCGACGAGGCCTTCTATGCCTGGAAAGCCGAGTATGACAAAGGCGACCTCAAGGACAGCGCCAAGCTCGACGAATTAAAAAGCACCCTCGAGGAAGCAAAAAAGAATGCCAAGGAATATGTTGTATCCAATGAGTTTAATGAATTAGTGGAGCGTGAAGGCTGTTCCGGTCTCAACGCCTACACATCCTGGGATAATACTGCTTATTTTTACAACTTCCCCTCCAATAAGCTGGAGCTCTGGGCATACATGGAGTCCGAGCGTTTCTTGAATCCCCGCCTGCGCGAATTCTATTCGGAGAAAGACGTCGTGATGGAAGAGCGCAGGATGCGGACCGAATCAAGCCCGACAGGCCGGATGATTGAAGAATTCATCGCGATGGCCTACATCGCCCACCCCTACCATAATCCCGTCGTGGGCTGGATGTCCGATCTTATGACGATTACCCGCGCCGAGGCTCAGAACTGGTACGAGAATTACTACCAGCCCAACAACATGGTTGTTGCCATTGCGGGAGACGTTTTTCCCAGGGAAGCCAGGCCCATTATCGAAAAGTGGTTCGGTAGACTTCCGACCCGCCCCACTCCCGAACCGGTGGAGACCGTGGAGCCTCCGCAGAGGGGAGAGCGGCGGGAGATCATGGAAGATCCCTCGCAGCCCTTTGCCATTATTGGGTACCACAAGGGCGACTTCAACCATCCCGATGAATCGGTCTTTAACGCGATCACCGATATCATGGGGAATGGAAGAACCAGTCGTCTTTATAAGCGGCTTGTCCGAGATGACAAGATCGCCCTGGCTGCCGGAGCCTTCACCGGGATTCCCGGACAGAAGTTCCCCGGCCTCTTTATTTTTTACGGACTCCCCATGCAGGGCCACACCAATGATGAGGTGGAAAGTGTCATGTATGAGGAAATTGAGAAGATGAAGAATGAACCTGTTTCCGATGAAGAACTGAATCGTGTGAAAACCCGTGCCAAAGGTGATTTTCTGCGGGAGCTCCAATCCAATTCCGGTGTTGCTCACCAGCTGGCCTTCTATCAGACGATCACCGGGGACTGGCGGGATATGTTCTCCGAGCTGGAACAAATCGATAAAGTCACCAAGGACGACATCATGCGGGTGGCCAAGGAGTATTTCACCAGGACGAATCGGACCGTTGTCTTTCTCCAACCCGCGAAGGACGGAGGTGAATCATGA